Genomic DNA from Lutibacter sp. A80:
CCCGAAGAAGCTAATTTTTATGGGTATTTATTTGTACTAATTTGTTACGTATTATTGTTTGGTCAATTATTTGAAATGTATAATCTACAAGTTGCAAACGATAAATATCAAATTTTTAAAAATACATTACTTACAGGTTTTTTTACAAGCCTTTTTTACGTGTTCACGCCTATAATAACACCAGTATTACCTGTAAATAGGCTACAGATTTTATATTTATTTTTAGCAATTACTGTTTCTATTTATTGTTGGCGCTTTATTTATACTCAATTTGTGTTTTCTCCTTTGTTTTTTAATAAAATACTTATTATCAGTTCAGATAAAAATTTTGTAGCTGATTTAATAAAAACAATAAAACTTAAAGCTCCTTATAATTATATTGTGGGTTATAGCTGTCCAACAGCACTTATAGGTTGTACGGAAAAGTATTTAAATAATAGAGATTTGGATCTTAAACAGTTAGTTGAAAAAAATCAAATTAATGAAATTGTTGTTGATGGTTTTCAGAAAAATGATTTAACTAATAAATTTACACAAGAGCTTATTTTTCTTTTTAAACAAGGTGTTACTATTTCAAATTCAGAGAATTTTATGGAATCAATTTATAAACGAATTCCAGAATCTCAATTAAACGAGAATTTTTATAACCACCTTAATTTTAATAAAAATCATCAAAATAAAATTTATCTTACTTTTCATAGGTTATTTGATGTTGTTTTATCAATAATTGGAATATGTTTTTTACTTATAAGTATTCCATTTATATATGTTGGAAATGTTTTTTTTAATAAAGGTTCGTTGTTTTATCTACAAGAGCGAGTAGGTAAAGGAGGTTTTTTATTTAAGATTATTAAATTTAGAACGATGGTTCCAGGTGCTGAAAAAAATGGTGCAGAATGGGCACAAAAAAATGATGCTAGAATCACTAAATTCGGTAAGTTTTTAAGAAATACAAGGTTAGATGAGGTGCCTCAATTTATAAATATTTTAAAAGGTGAAATGAGTGTTATTGGACCTCGTCCAGAGCGCCCAGAGTTTGTTGAAGCACTAAGTAAAGAACATCCTTTTTATACTATTAGAAATGTAATTAAGCCAGGTTTAACAGGCTGGGCTCAAGTAGAATATCCTTATGCAAGCTCTAAAGAAGAGCAATATATGAAATTGCGTTATGATTTATATTATATGAAAGAACGCAATTTATTACTTGATTTTAAAATTATTATAAAAACAATAAGTACTATTTTGTTTTATAGAGGTAACTAAATAATTTTTATAAAAAAACATCGAAATTTTAAATTTCGATGTTTTAATTTAATCTATAGCTAATTTTAGTTTGTAAAACTAATTATTAACTTCTTCGTTTAGTTTTACTATTTGATTTAGATGCTGTACTTTTAGAAGAGCTTCTAGTTGTAGATGTAGAAACACTTCTTTTTTGAGTAGTTCTACTTGGTGTATAAGTTTTAGAACTTTTTGTTCTATTTTGACTTATAGAACTACTTCTATTAGCAGAATTACTAGTATTTCTATTTTGAATTGTTCTTGTAGGTGTACTAGTTTTTACTGTTTTTGTACGCGTTATAGTTGTACTGGTATTTCTTTTTTGAGCAGTACTATTTCTATTTCCAATTATATTAGTATTTCTATTGTTTCCTATTATGTTAGTATTACTGCGTGAACGGTTAATTACCGACGTGTTTCTATTATTACCTATAACATTTCTTTTTACTTGAGTATGTGATTTTGAATTGTTTGTATTTCTATATGCAACATTGCTAGTTCGTCTTTTAGGTACATTAGTTGCTATACGTTGTCTGTTATTACTTTTAGCATATGTTTTATGTCTACTGTAATATTTATTGTTTTTATAATATTTGTTTCTAGAATGATCGCTATAATATCTGTAACGATTAGGTTTATAATTATATCTATAAGGTTTATAGCTTACAATTCTAAAATCAAATAATGGTCTTGTAAAAAAATTGTGGTATGGGTGAAATACATATCTACGGTTGTAGCTATTTATATAACCAGAATAATGAGAAAACAACCCGTAATTATTATAGTAAACTCTAAGTCCACCTAATCTAACCACTCTGTTATTAGTATAATTAATATCTATATTACCAACTTTTGCTACACGTCCATAATAATCGTAATAAATAGGTATATTTTCTATTTGAATGATTGCTCCATAGTCATCATATTGAACATAGGCATCGTAATTATAACCAGAGTTATAGCTTATATTTACTCCATTACTACTGTAGCTAGCACTAAAATCACTTCGTGGATTTATATAAAAATCGAATTCACCATTTTGAAAAATAGAAAAAGTAACACCGTCTTCAACAAAAGTAAATGAATTTTCATAATTATTATTGGAATAATGGTTTGTTGAAGTTGTATTAGTTGTGTTTGAAGCAAAAGTTCCTAAACTAACTAATAAAAAGGTTGCGAATAAAAGTATTTTATTTTTCATAATGTTTGATTTTAAGGTTACTATTAAAATAGTTGGTTAGTTAGCAACTACGTTTATTACAAAACAAACAACGTGCCAAAAAAAAAGTCCGATAAAAATATCGGACTTTAAAAGGTATAAAATTTGGGTTTTAAATATCGTCTGGTAATTCTCCTGTTAACGAATTTAAAAATGCATAAATAGCTTCTAATTCGTCAGTAGTAAATTCTTTATTTAATTGTACTTTAGCCATTATTTGTACGGCTTCTTTTAAATCGTAAACACTTCCATCATGAAAATAAGGGTATGTTTTAGCAATATTTCTTAATGAAGGAGATTTAAAAATGTACTTATCTGAATCTTTTTCTGTTACTTCAAATTTACCTTCATCAATAGTTTTACTTTTAGTATGTTTCCAGTAATCATCAAATATTCCAAATTTTTGATGCATATTACCACCTAAAGCAGTTCCAGAGTGGCAGGCAACACATCCTTTATCAATAAATAAATTTAAACCTTTAATCTCTATATCAGTAAGTGCAGTAACATCACCCTCTAAAAAATCATCAAATTTTGAAGGTGTTATTAATTTACGCTCAAAAGCACCAATGGCATCTTGAATATTTTTATAAGAAATTGGGCTTTTATCTTCAGGAAAAGCTTTTTCAAATAATAGATTATATTCGTCTTCTTTAGAGAGTCTTTTTACTACTTCTTCTTCGCTAGGCATTGCCATTTCTACAGGGTTTAATATTGGTCCTCCAGCTTGTTCTTCAACATCTTCGGCTCTACCATCCCAAAATTGATTTATATGTAAGGCAGCATTTAAAACTGTAGGTGAGTTTCTTGTTCCTAAACCACCATCATTTCCAGGAGATGTGCTTAAATTATCTACTCCATATGTTTCTAAATTATGACAAGTATTACAACTTTGAGTATTGTCTTTTGATAATTTATTATCAAAATATAATTTTTTCCCTAAGGCAACTTTTTCTTCTGTAATAGGGTTGTTTGGATTTTCAGCAACTTTAGGTAATACTCCAAAAAGTGACGCAGATTTTTTTTGAAGTGCCACATATTCTGGATTTATTTTTTCTTGCTCTTTGTCTTTTTGTTTTTCTTTACAACTAATAAAAAGTGTAATTAATAAGCTCGCTACCAAGTATTTTTTCATATGAAATTATTTTAAAAATGATTTGTATCAAATTTAATAATTTTGTCTTTAAAAAAAGCAACTTATATAACAGATTTTAATTTTTTTATATAATATTTGTCATTAAAATTATTTTAAATTGAACTATTATAGCAACGTAATATTACCCATTCCACTTTCAAAGTTATTTACGTATAAAATAACAGAGGCAGAAGCTAATTTTTTAAAGCCAGGAATGCGTGTTGCTGTTGAGTTTGGAAAATCTAAAATATATACTGCGCTAGTTTATAATATTCATAATACACCACCAGTTGGTTATGAAGCAAAAGAAATTTACCAAATTTTAGATGAATTTCCAATAGTCAATCAAATACAATTAAAACATTGGGATTGGTTAGCTAATTACTATATGTGTGCTTTAGGTGAAGTATTTAGAGCAGCATTACCAAGTGCATTTTTATTAGAAAGTGAAACAGAGATTCAGTTAGTTGCTGGTTTTACAAATGAAGGGATATTATCTGACGAAGAATTTTTAATTTTTGAAGCTTTACAGCATCAATCGCAACTTTCAATTTTTAAAATTATTGAAATATTAGGGAAAAAGAATGTATTTCCAGTAATAAAACGATTGATAGAAAAAAATGTAATTGTAGTTAAAGAGCAAATTTATGAGCAATATAAGCCAAAGCTTATAAAATATATTCGTTTAAAAGAACCTTGGAATTCAAAAAATAAATTATCTGAATTATTGGAGAATTTAAGTAGGGCAAAAAAACAACGAGAGTTAATTTTAACCTATTTTCAATTAGAAAGTTTAAAAAAACCAATTAAAGCTACGGATCTTCAAGAAAAAGCTTCAACATCAAATTCTGTACTAAAATCGTTAATAGATAAAGAAATTTTCGAATATTATTTTATTCAAAAAGACCGTATAAATTTTAATGGAACAACTTCAGATATAAAAGAACTAACTATTTACCAACAAGAAGCTTTTGAAAGTGTAAAAACATCTTTTAAAACAAAGCAAGTAACTCTATTAAAAGGAATTACTAGTAGTGGTAAAACAGAAATCTATGTTAAGTTAATTAAAAACTTGCTTGAAGAAGGCAAACAAGTACTTTATTTGTTACCCGAAATAGCTTTAACCACGCAATTAATAGAAAGGTTACAACATTATTTTGGAGATTATTTATCTGTATTTCATTCAAAATATTCTATGAATGAACGTGTTGAAGTATGGAATAATGTACTGGAAAATAAACAAAAAGCACAACTTGTTTTAGGGGCACGTTCTTCATTGTTTTTACCATTTTCAAATTTAAGTTTTGTTATTGTTGATGAAGAACATGAACCTTCTTTTAAACAATACGATCCTGCTCCACGTTACCATGCAAGAGACGCAGCTATAGTTTTAGCAAATTTACATAAAGCTAAAGTTTTATTGGGTTCTGCAACGCCAAGTATCGAAACTTTTTACAACGCACAACAAGGTAAATACGGTTATGTGGAATTAAATAGGCGTTTTGGAAATGTATTATTACCAGAAATAGAATTAGTTGATGTTAAAGAAAAACATCGAAAAAAAAGAATGAAAGGTCATTTTTCTGATAGACTTTTAGAAATGATTCAAGATGCTTTGGATGAAAAAGAACAAGTAATTTTATTTCAAAATAGAAGAGGTTTTGCTCCTGTTGTAGAATGTGAAACTTGTGGTGTTTCACCTCAATGTCCGCAGTGCGATGTAAGTTTAACTTTTCATAGTTTTAGAAAAGAATTACGTTGCCATTATTGTGGTTATAGGCAAGCTATGCCTCATAATTGTGGTGCTTGTGGAAGTGAAAAATTAAATACAAAAGGTTTTGGTACTGAGCAGATTGAACAGGAATTAGAACAATTATTTCCAGATGCTTCTATTGGTAGAATGGATTTAGATACCACGCGTGGTAAATATGGCTATCAAAAAATAATAGGTAAATTTGAAGCACAAGAAATAGATATATTAGTTGGTACACAAATGCTTTCAAAAGGACTAGATTTTGCAAATGTTTCTTTAGTTGGAATTATGAATGCAGATACAATGCTTAATTTTCCTGATTTTAGAGCACATGAACGTAGTTATCAATTAATGGTTCAAGTTGCAGGAAGAGCTGGAAGATCAAAAAAAAGAGGAAAAGTGACTATACAAACGTTTAACCCATACCATCAAATTTTACAGCAAGTATCGACCAATTCATATAAAGAAATGTTTAAAGAACAATTAGATGAACGTTGGCAATATCATTACCCACCATTTTATAGGATTATTAAAATTACATTACGTCATAAAGATTATGTAAGGGTAGAAGAAGGTGCTAATTGGCTAGGTAAATCTTTAACAAACATTTTTAAAGAACAAATTTTAGGACCAACAACACCGGCAATATCTAAAATTCGTAATTATTACATTCGTCATATTATTATAAAAATTCCACCAAAACAATCTATTGGAGTTACTAAAAATAATATTTTACGAGTCAAAAATTCGTTCCAAGCAGTTAAACAATTTCGTTCTATTAAATTAAATATAGATGTAGATAATTATTAAAGCAATCTATAATGAGTTTTAGATTAAAAGGTTTAGTGCTTGTTTTTCAACATGTTAAATGTTTTAAATGTAAATGTTAACTATTAAAAAAACAGCATAAAATACAAGTAATTTAATATTTAATATCAAATACTTCTTTTTTATTAATTAACTACTTGTCATTTCCATAAATAACTGTATATTTGCACCCTTAAAAGTAAAACTTAAAATTTTAATTATGAATCATTACGAAACTGTTTTCATTTTGAATCCCGTTTTATCTGATATCCAGATAAAGGAAACAGTAAAGAAGTTCGAGGACTATCTTGTTTCTAAAGGTGCCGAAATGATCTCAAAAGAAGACTGGGGGCTAAAAAAATTAGCATATCCAATCCAAAACAAAAAAAGTGGATTTTATCACTTATTTGAATTTAAGGTAAACGGACAAGAGATTAGTGCTTTTGAACTTGAATTTAGAAGAGACGATAGCGTTATGCGTTATTTAACTGTAAAGTTAGATAAACATGCTGCTGCTTGGGCTGAGAAAAGAAGAGAAAGAGTTAAAGCAACTAAAAAATAAGAGTTATGTCTATAGAACAACAAGCAAAAGGAGGAAAACAAGGTGATGTTCGTTACCTAACTCCATTAGATATTGACACTAAACAAGTAAAAAAATACTGTCGTTTTAAAAAGAACGGTATCAAATATATTGATTATAAAGATGCTGATTTCTTATTATACTTAGTAAATGAACAAGGTAAAATTTTACCACGTCGTTTAACAGGTACATCATTAAAATACCAACGTAAAGTTTCTGTTGCTATTAAAAGAGCACGTCACTTAGCTTTAATGCCATATGTTGGCGATATGTTAAAATAAAACTGAAAGGAATCATGGATATTATATTAAAACAAGACGTTGAAAACTTAGGTTTTATAGATGATATTGTTACTGTAAAAAATGGTTATGGTCGTAACTATTTAATTCCTCACGGATTTGCAGTATTAGCAACTACATCAGCGAAAAAAGTATTAGCAGAAACTTTAAAGCAACGTGCTTACAAAGAAGAAAAACTAATAAAAGATGCAACTAAAATTGCAGATGCAATTAAAGAACTAGAAATTAAAATCACTGCTAAAACTGGTGATGGTACTAAATTATTTGGTTCTGTAAACAATGGAAATGTATCAGAAGCATTAGCTGCAGCTGGTCACGAAATTGATAAAAAATTCATCAAAGTTGAAGGTGGAAACATTAAAAGACTTGGTAAATACAATGCAACTATAAGATTACACAGAGCAGTAATTATTGAATTACCTATTGATGTAATTGCAGAAGATAAATAAAATTTAAAAATTTTATATATTTAAACCGCCCAAATTGGGCGGTTTTTTTTATTCTAAAAATATGAAATACAGACAACTAACAAAAGAACAATTATTAGAATTGCATGAAGAATTTGCTAAATTTCTTGCAACTCAGCAAATTGATGTTAAAGAGTGGGAAACTATTAAAGCTAATAAACCTGAAGTGGCAGATGAGGAATTAAATATTTTTAGCGACCTTGTTTGGGAAGATGTACTTTCAAAAACTAAATATTTAGAACATATATCTAAAAACGATATCAATCTTTTTAAATGTTCTTCAAAAGAAATAATTAGAATTTATATTAAATTAAATGACACCTCTAAAAGTTTTTTAGATAAAAATGATTTTGATTGGTTTTTAAAAAATCCTGTAAATGATAGTGTCGATTATTTTAAAGCTTCAAAAAAATATACCGAAGAACGTAACTTAGAATTATTTAAATTAATTGAAATGGGAAGTGTAATTTCAAAAGGAGATTTATTTAAGGCTATAAGTCAATTAATTCAGTAACTACTTTAGCAACTCCTGTACTAGCTTTTTCAGCAATAACTGTTAAGTTTGGAAAGTAATTTTTTTGAATTGAAGGTTTTGGATCAATAAAATATACTGGAATTTTAGGCTCTACAAAATTAATTAAGTTAGCAGCTGGATATACCTGCATAGATGTTCCAATAATAATAAGAATATCTGCTTTAGAGGTTATTTCTATTGCTTTTTCTAACATAGGAACTTCTTCTCCAAACCAAACAATATGTGGTCTTAATTGCGAATTCTCTTCACATAAATCACCTAATAAAAGATCTTTTTTCCAAGTGTAAATTAAGTGAGGGTTTTTAGTACTTCTAACTTTTAATAATTCTCCGTGTAAATGCAATACATTTTTACTACCAGCACGTTCGTGTAAATCATCTACATTTTGTGTAATAATATTTACGTTATAGCTATTTTCCAGCGATACTAAGGCTTTATGTGCTAAATTAGGTGTAACTTCTAATAGTTGTTGTCTACGTTTATTATAGAAATCTAAAACCAATTCTTTATTTTTATTCCAACCAATAGGAGATGCAACATCCATTACATCGTGTCCTTCCCAAAGTCCATCGCTACCTCTAAATGTATTAATTCCACTTTCTGCACTAATTCCTGCGCCAGTTAGTATTACAACTTTTTTCATATAAATGTTTTAGAGTTTTATTAAATGCTATTTTGAATTTTTATTATTCAAAAGTAAAGATTTATCTTTGAAAAAAGATAATTTTAGATGGTAGATGAGAAGTATATTGAATATTTAGAGCAATTTGTTACTGAAAAAAGAAGAAACCTATTTGAAAAGGTGCTAAGCGAACGTACAAGACATTTTACGGTTGCAATTGAAGACATTTTTCAACCTCATAATGCTAGTGCTGTTGTTAGAACTTGCGATATTTTTGGAATTCAAGATATGCATGTAATTGAGGATAAATATAAATTTTATGCCTCTAGATTGGTTGCAAAAGGAGCTCAGAAATGGATTGACTTTTCTATGTATAATCAAAAAAACACCAATAATACGCTAGATTGTATTTCGGCTTTAAAAGAAAAAGGCTATAAAATAATTGCTACTACACCACATAATGAATCTTGTTTATTGCAAGATTTTGATATTTCAGAAAAAGCAGCGTTCTTTTTTGGAGTTGAAAAAGAAGGACTTTCTAAAGACGTGATGGATAATGCAGATGGTTATTTAAAAATACCAATGGTTGGTTTTACAGAGAGTTTAAATATCTCTGTTGCTGCTGCAATTATTCTTCAAAATATGAATCAGAAATTAAAAGCCTCAACTATCGATTGGCAACTTACAGAAATTGAGAAAAGAGAAAAATATCAAGATTGGTTAGAGAAATCCATTAAAAGTATTAGAAAAATAAAGGAAGTATATTTTAATGAAAATAAACTTTAAAACAAAAAAAGTAGTTAATTATACATATTAACTACTTTTTTATAAAAATTAAGCTGCTTTTTGTTTATTGATATAATTCTTTATAATTAAAAACAAAGTCAGTAGGAGCAGTTCCTATGTTTTCAAACTTATTTAATTCTTGGCCTTCTTCATTAAAAATCAGCATTACACTATTACTCATATCAAAAAAGTCTGTTACACCGGCTAAATAAATGTCTTCAGTTTTAGGATGAATTTTAAGCGCTGTAGTAAAAAATAGGTTGTAATTAAATGGTGTTATAAATAATTCTTGAGTTTTATTTTCGTTATTAAAACGATGAATGTTTCCTGTTGAAGTTTCTTGCCAATAAAAATATTTTGAATTAGCTGAAGTCAACATTCCATTACGATATAATTTTACATCAGTACCTAATTTTACGGTTTCTGCAATAGATAAATCAGCGTTTAATTTTACAAATGTAGCTTCTTCATTTCTACCTTCTGTAGCAATCCAAATATTGTTATTTGCATCGGTAACAATTCCTGAAACATTATCTGAAAATGTAAGTATTTCATTTACAGACTCAGTAGTTGTATCAAATTCTTTTACTGAATTTCCATCAGCAATAAGCAATTTATTTTCTATAGCTAAAACAGCCGATTGTATAGCAGGAATATCTGAAATACCATCTATTTTATTTTGAATTGCAGCATTTGTAAAATCTACATTATAAAGTAATCTGGTACTACTGTAAGCGCTTAAAATATATGCTTTATCATTATCTACTAGTGAAATATATGCTGGATTTCTAGCTTCGGAAGTAGAAATAGTTTCTTCAAGTTTTAAAGTTTCAGCGTTTGT
This window encodes:
- a CDS encoding exopolysaccharide biosynthesis polyprenyl glycosylphosphotransferase — protein: MLRKNINFSISERKLLLKFFDILFVFAGLIVMFYFFDFHYFKPEEANFYGYLFVLICYVLLFGQLFEMYNLQVANDKYQIFKNTLLTGFFTSLFYVFTPIITPVLPVNRLQILYLFLAITVSIYCWRFIYTQFVFSPLFFNKILIISSDKNFVADLIKTIKLKAPYNYIVGYSCPTALIGCTEKYLNNRDLDLKQLVEKNQINEIVVDGFQKNDLTNKFTQELIFLFKQGVTISNSENFMESIYKRIPESQLNENFYNHLNFNKNHQNKIYLTFHRLFDVVLSIIGICFLLISIPFIYVGNVFFNKGSLFYLQERVGKGGFLFKIIKFRTMVPGAEKNGAEWAQKNDARITKFGKFLRNTRLDEVPQFINILKGEMSVIGPRPERPEFVEALSKEHPFYTIRNVIKPGLTGWAQVEYPYASSKEEQYMKLRYDLYYMKERNLLLDFKIIIKTISTILFYRGN
- a CDS encoding cytochrome-c peroxidase, producing the protein MKKYLVASLLITLFISCKEKQKDKEQEKINPEYVALQKKSASLFGVLPKVAENPNNPITEEKVALGKKLYFDNKLSKDNTQSCNTCHNLETYGVDNLSTSPGNDGGLGTRNSPTVLNAALHINQFWDGRAEDVEEQAGGPILNPVEMAMPSEEEVVKRLSKEDEYNLLFEKAFPEDKSPISYKNIQDAIGAFERKLITPSKFDDFLEGDVTALTDIEIKGLNLFIDKGCVACHSGTALGGNMHQKFGIFDDYWKHTKSKTIDEGKFEVTEKDSDKYIFKSPSLRNIAKTYPYFHDGSVYDLKEAVQIMAKVQLNKEFTTDELEAIYAFLNSLTGELPDDI
- the priA gene encoding primosomal protein N', which produces MNYYSNVILPIPLSKLFTYKITEAEANFLKPGMRVAVEFGKSKIYTALVYNIHNTPPVGYEAKEIYQILDEFPIVNQIQLKHWDWLANYYMCALGEVFRAALPSAFLLESETEIQLVAGFTNEGILSDEEFLIFEALQHQSQLSIFKIIEILGKKNVFPVIKRLIEKNVIVVKEQIYEQYKPKLIKYIRLKEPWNSKNKLSELLENLSRAKKQRELILTYFQLESLKKPIKATDLQEKASTSNSVLKSLIDKEIFEYYFIQKDRINFNGTTSDIKELTIYQQEAFESVKTSFKTKQVTLLKGITSSGKTEIYVKLIKNLLEEGKQVLYLLPEIALTTQLIERLQHYFGDYLSVFHSKYSMNERVEVWNNVLENKQKAQLVLGARSSLFLPFSNLSFVIVDEEHEPSFKQYDPAPRYHARDAAIVLANLHKAKVLLGSATPSIETFYNAQQGKYGYVELNRRFGNVLLPEIELVDVKEKHRKKRMKGHFSDRLLEMIQDALDEKEQVILFQNRRGFAPVVECETCGVSPQCPQCDVSLTFHSFRKELRCHYCGYRQAMPHNCGACGSEKLNTKGFGTEQIEQELEQLFPDASIGRMDLDTTRGKYGYQKIIGKFEAQEIDILVGTQMLSKGLDFANVSLVGIMNADTMLNFPDFRAHERSYQLMVQVAGRAGRSKKRGKVTIQTFNPYHQILQQVSTNSYKEMFKEQLDERWQYHYPPFYRIIKITLRHKDYVRVEEGANWLGKSLTNIFKEQILGPTTPAISKIRNYYIRHIIIKIPPKQSIGVTKNNILRVKNSFQAVKQFRSIKLNIDVDNY
- the rpsF gene encoding 30S ribosomal protein S6; this translates as MNHYETVFILNPVLSDIQIKETVKKFEDYLVSKGAEMISKEDWGLKKLAYPIQNKKSGFYHLFEFKVNGQEISAFELEFRRDDSVMRYLTVKLDKHAAAWAEKRRERVKATKK
- the rpsR gene encoding 30S ribosomal protein S18; translated protein: MSIEQQAKGGKQGDVRYLTPLDIDTKQVKKYCRFKKNGIKYIDYKDADFLLYLVNEQGKILPRRLTGTSLKYQRKVSVAIKRARHLALMPYVGDMLK
- the rplI gene encoding 50S ribosomal protein L9, which translates into the protein MDIILKQDVENLGFIDDIVTVKNGYGRNYLIPHGFAVLATTSAKKVLAETLKQRAYKEEKLIKDATKIADAIKELEIKITAKTGDGTKLFGSVNNGNVSEALAAAGHEIDKKFIKVEGGNIKRLGKYNATIRLHRAVIIELPIDVIAEDK
- a CDS encoding DUF6495 family protein; amino-acid sequence: MKYRQLTKEQLLELHEEFAKFLATQQIDVKEWETIKANKPEVADEELNIFSDLVWEDVLSKTKYLEHISKNDINLFKCSSKEIIRIYIKLNDTSKSFLDKNDFDWFLKNPVNDSVDYFKASKKYTEERNLELFKLIEMGSVISKGDLFKAISQLIQ
- a CDS encoding NAD-dependent deacylase codes for the protein MKKVVILTGAGISAESGINTFRGSDGLWEGHDVMDVASPIGWNKNKELVLDFYNKRRQQLLEVTPNLAHKALVSLENSYNVNIITQNVDDLHERAGSKNVLHLHGELLKVRSTKNPHLIYTWKKDLLLGDLCEENSQLRPHIVWFGEEVPMLEKAIEITSKADILIIIGTSMQVYPAANLINFVEPKIPVYFIDPKPSIQKNYFPNLTVIAEKASTGVAKVVTELIDL
- a CDS encoding RNA methyltransferase → MVDEKYIEYLEQFVTEKRRNLFEKVLSERTRHFTVAIEDIFQPHNASAVVRTCDIFGIQDMHVIEDKYKFYASRLVAKGAQKWIDFSMYNQKNTNNTLDCISALKEKGYKIIATTPHNESCLLQDFDISEKAAFFFGVEKEGLSKDVMDNADGYLKIPMVGFTESLNISVAAAIILQNMNQKLKASTIDWQLTEIEKREKYQDWLEKSIKSIRKIKEVYFNENKL
- a CDS encoding DUF5074 domain-containing protein, translating into MKLKLIFSITLFTLVFMSCSEDNSLFAPKILAQKTNYQLDFEEAIVLNPEIENLTETTINWLLNDEIVSTEPTYTFLSNSIGENELKLVVENSAGKETLIYNIRVFGKYAEGVFIVSASSENDNGTVGFLKDSIFTSKVFQLENPDKTLGFDLISGQISDNKLYFVSQSGTNYITVTNAETLKLEETISTSEARNPAYISLVDNDKAYILSAYSSTRLLYNVDFTNAAIQNKIDGISDIPAIQSAVLAIENKLLIADGNSVKEFDTTTESVNEILTFSDNVSGIVTDANNNIWIATEGRNEEATFVKLNADLSIAETVKLGTDVKLYRNGMLTSANSKYFYWQETSTGNIHRFNNENKTQELFITPFNYNLFFTTALKIHPKTEDIYLAGVTDFFDMSNSVMLIFNEEGQELNKFENIGTAPTDFVFNYKELYQ